The following coding sequences lie in one Candidatus Nitrospira allomarina genomic window:
- a CDS encoding HDOD domain-containing protein — MAHSTITPIAQEERETLRSFLAGQLERGNLDLPLLPVVANRVLLLSNDPDADASKLSSLIQQDQALAGQILRIANSPAYATRTPIVSLQQAITWLGLTMLAGLAFSVSVQSGVFHTTGYEKEVRNLWRHALATGLFGKEIARRIRHNVENAFLCGLLHGIGKPAILHLLSQSPDKSAEPVSWTTVESLFEEFHVMAGSKLAAVWQLPDPVQETIRYCQDDHYHQDLSPTKGAMITCLAHHLASVMLGDSTHNEDTLLSLPVVQDLNFYPEDMAALLELRDPLKASVECFLP, encoded by the coding sequence ATGGCTCACTCTACGATCACGCCAATTGCACAAGAAGAGAGGGAAACCCTCCGTTCCTTCCTCGCCGGTCAATTGGAACGAGGAAATCTGGATCTTCCTCTCTTGCCCGTAGTGGCCAATCGAGTTCTTCTGCTTTCAAACGATCCCGATGCGGACGCCTCAAAGCTGTCTTCCTTGATTCAACAGGACCAGGCCCTTGCGGGACAAATCCTTCGCATTGCCAATTCCCCTGCCTATGCGACTCGCACCCCGATCGTCTCGCTTCAACAAGCCATAACATGGTTAGGGTTGACAATGTTGGCCGGGTTAGCGTTTTCGGTGTCGGTTCAGAGCGGCGTATTTCATACGACCGGCTATGAGAAAGAAGTACGGAACCTCTGGCGGCACGCCTTAGCAACAGGGCTTTTTGGAAAGGAAATCGCCAGACGAATCCGTCATAATGTGGAAAACGCATTTTTGTGCGGACTCCTGCATGGAATCGGAAAACCCGCCATTCTTCATCTGCTCTCCCAATCCCCAGACAAATCAGCGGAACCGGTTTCCTGGACCACCGTTGAATCCCTCTTCGAAGAGTTTCACGTCATGGCCGGCTCTAAATTAGCTGCTGTCTGGCAGCTGCCCGATCCGGTTCAGGAAACGATCCGTTACTGCCAGGACGACCACTACCATCAAGATCTATCTCCGACAAAGGGAGCCATGATCACCTGCCTTGCTCATCATTTGGCCTCTGTCATGCTTGGCGATTCAACGCATAACGAAGATACCTTGCTCTCACTTCCCGTCGTACAGGATCTGAATTTTTACCCTGAAGACATGGCGGCCCTTCTGGAATTGCGTGACCCCCTCAAGGCAAGCGTGGAGTGTTTTTTGCCATGA
- the sthA gene encoding Si-specific NAD(P)(+) transhydrogenase — translation MTLPTSFDLMVIGSGPAGQKAAIQGAKAGKQVALIEQTREVGGACVYQGTIPSKTLRESALQMVRFLQATEVFEFRMRDDIKITNLMTRLDRVVRAHGKFMKDQLTRNGIHCFHGRAGFTSDHEIRIQKIDGTAALITAPIIIIATGSRPRVPDNIPIDHEHILDSDSVLSLVYLPKSLTVLGGGVIASEYASIFALLGVQVTMVDTADRPLKFLDQELTDEFCEAFEKTGGHYRGGQKIDTVQWDGCSKVTTILENGESLESEKVLVALGRVANLEHLNLQATGIDPTTRGLISVNNHCQTTVPHIYAVGDVIGPPSLASCSMEQGRRAVCHALGLNPGGAPEHIPMGIYTIPEMSSVGLSEQEATAKYGGATVGRARFHEIARGQISGMTNGLLKMVADPKGEHLLGIHIVGEGATELIHIGQLGLLHHMPIDRFIDNIFNFPTLAETYRVAALDIAKQRQR, via the coding sequence ATGACGTTACCTACTTCATTTGATCTTATGGTGATCGGAAGCGGCCCGGCAGGCCAAAAAGCCGCCATTCAAGGCGCCAAAGCAGGAAAGCAGGTAGCCCTCATCGAGCAAACCCGAGAGGTGGGAGGGGCTTGCGTCTATCAGGGCACCATTCCCAGCAAAACGTTACGGGAAAGCGCCCTTCAAATGGTGAGATTTCTCCAGGCGACTGAGGTCTTTGAATTCCGCATGCGCGACGATATCAAAATCACCAACTTGATGACCCGCTTGGACCGGGTGGTGCGCGCGCATGGGAAGTTCATGAAGGACCAACTCACTCGAAATGGGATCCACTGCTTTCATGGTCGCGCTGGCTTTACATCCGACCATGAAATACGAATCCAAAAAATTGACGGCACTGCCGCCCTCATCACGGCTCCGATTATCATCATCGCCACCGGCTCGCGCCCACGCGTCCCTGACAATATTCCCATCGACCATGAACATATTCTGGATAGTGACTCCGTTCTCTCCCTGGTGTATTTGCCGAAATCCCTGACCGTGTTGGGAGGTGGCGTCATCGCAAGTGAATACGCCTCAATTTTTGCCTTGCTGGGAGTGCAGGTCACCATGGTGGATACGGCAGACCGCCCGCTCAAATTTTTGGATCAAGAACTCACCGATGAATTTTGCGAAGCGTTTGAGAAAACCGGAGGGCATTATCGGGGTGGACAAAAAATCGACACAGTCCAGTGGGACGGATGTTCTAAGGTGACCACCATTTTAGAAAACGGTGAATCGCTGGAAAGTGAAAAAGTGCTGGTAGCTCTTGGACGAGTGGCCAATCTGGAACATTTAAACTTACAGGCCACCGGCATTGACCCGACGACTCGTGGGCTCATTTCGGTTAATAACCACTGTCAAACTACGGTTCCCCATATCTATGCCGTCGGTGACGTCATTGGCCCCCCATCGCTGGCATCCTGTTCCATGGAACAGGGCAGACGCGCCGTCTGTCATGCCCTGGGCCTCAACCCCGGCGGCGCTCCGGAGCATATACCCATGGGAATCTATACTATTCCTGAAATGTCGAGCGTAGGATTAAGCGAGCAGGAAGCCACGGCTAAGTATGGTGGAGCCACAGTGGGAAGAGCGAGGTTTCATGAAATTGCACGAGGACAGATCTCCGGCATGACCAATGGATTGCTCAAAATGGTCGCCGACCCAAAAGGCGAACACCTGTTAGGTATTCATATTGTCGGGGAAGGGGCAACCGAACTGATTCATATTGGCCAATTGGGATTGCTTCACCATATGCCTATCGACCGATTCATTGATAACATTTTCAACTTCCCGACTCTCGCCGAAACCTACCGCGTCGCCGCCCTCGATATCGCCAAACAACGTCAGCGCTAA